In Sandaracinaceae bacterium, the following proteins share a genomic window:
- a CDS encoding cell division protein FtsL, with the protein MNARFLVLWFAAVVASAAAVVVHLSIRAEVVRLGYSVGDARREQRTLVESRRQLSLEAATLRQAARIETVARGSLEMSVPTPARIIPIGNEEAHRRATAGRVR; encoded by the coding sequence ATGAACGCGCGCTTCCTGGTGCTGTGGTTCGCTGCCGTGGTGGCCAGCGCCGCTGCGGTGGTGGTGCACCTCTCCATCCGCGCCGAGGTGGTGCGCTTGGGCTACAGCGTGGGCGACGCCCGCCGTGAGCAGCGCACCCTGGTGGAGAGCCGCAGGCAGCTGTCGCTCGAGGCGGCCACGCTGCGTCAGGCGGCGCGCATCGAGACAGTGGCGCGCGGCTCGCTCGAGATGAGCGTGCCCACGCCGGCGCGCATCATCCCCATCGGCAACGAGGAAGCGCACAGGCGGGCCACCGCGGGTAGGGTGCGATGA
- a CDS encoding gliding motility protein, with product MQLDFNARELTIKLVYYGPALSGKTTNLQAIHTLVDSHASGRLMTLETRDDRTLFFDLLPLSFEAGGLTIRIKLFTVPGQVIHNATRRLVLQGADGVAFIADSQVAETAANRDAFLNMQENLRENGLDPDQVPLVIQFNKRDMPNVRTDAELDRMAERGKEPVFKAVALRGVGVLETLLGLLEHTFAHLERLHALETKFGLKQSTFMAEVRQRLETGRP from the coding sequence ATGCAGCTGGACTTCAACGCGCGCGAGCTGACGATCAAGCTGGTCTACTACGGCCCGGCCTTGAGCGGGAAGACCACCAACCTGCAGGCCATCCACACGCTGGTGGACTCCCACGCCAGCGGCCGTCTGATGACGCTCGAGACGCGTGACGACCGCACGCTGTTCTTCGACCTGTTGCCGCTGTCCTTCGAGGCCGGCGGGCTCACCATCCGCATCAAGCTCTTCACGGTGCCGGGGCAGGTCATCCACAACGCCACGCGTCGGTTGGTGCTGCAGGGCGCCGATGGCGTGGCGTTCATCGCCGACTCGCAGGTCGCCGAGACCGCGGCCAACCGCGACGCCTTCCTCAACATGCAGGAGAACCTGCGCGAGAACGGCCTCGACCCGGACCAGGTGCCGCTGGTCATCCAGTTCAACAAGCGCGACATGCCGAACGTGCGCACGGACGCCGAGCTGGACCGCATGGCAGAGCGCGGGAAGGAGCCGGTCTTCAAGGCCGTCGCGCTGCGCGGCGTGGGCGTGCTGGAGACGCTGCTGGGCCTGCTCGAGCACACGTTCGCACACCTCGAGCGGCTGCACGCGCTCGAGACCAAGTTCGGCCTCAAGCAGTCCACGTTCATGGCCGAGGTGCGGCAGCGCCTGGAGACGGGGCGCCCATGA
- the thiL gene encoding thiamine-phosphate kinase, which translates to MDIGDDAAVLHADARPLVVSVDASVEGVHFLRDFAPAEDLGYRALMAAASDLGAMGADPESALLALIIAPGTPRDWLLALADGYAEAAEVCGLRVVGGNVSRGDALSMTTTVLGRMPEGTLPLRRQGARVGDDVYVSGPVGSAALGLAAIRAGTTDHDGATRECMRRWRRPCARLSVGAALRGLATSAIDLSDGLLQDLTHVALASGVGLELRLADIPRVAGFAQACAHHGLQPEDTALTGGEDYELAFTAPRAQRERVGTLLPGVSRIGEVVATPGVRVLDAQGCLRDANGPAGFRHEW; encoded by the coding sequence GTGGACATCGGCGACGACGCAGCGGTGCTGCACGCGGACGCGCGACCGCTGGTGGTGAGCGTGGACGCATCGGTGGAGGGCGTGCACTTTCTGCGAGACTTCGCGCCGGCGGAGGACCTGGGCTATCGGGCGCTGATGGCGGCGGCCAGCGACCTGGGTGCCATGGGCGCCGACCCGGAGTCTGCGCTGCTGGCCCTGATCATCGCGCCGGGCACGCCGCGCGACTGGCTGCTCGCTCTGGCAGACGGCTACGCCGAGGCCGCCGAGGTGTGTGGCCTGCGCGTGGTGGGTGGCAACGTGAGCCGCGGTGACGCCCTCTCGATGACCACGACCGTGCTCGGGCGCATGCCCGAAGGCACGTTGCCCCTTCGGCGCCAGGGCGCCCGCGTGGGGGACGACGTCTACGTGAGTGGCCCCGTGGGCAGCGCCGCGCTCGGTCTGGCCGCCATCCGGGCCGGCACCACGGACCACGACGGCGCGACGCGCGAGTGCATGCGACGCTGGCGTCGCCCGTGTGCTCGACTCTCCGTCGGTGCCGCGCTGCGTGGGTTGGCCACCAGCGCCATCGATCTGTCCGACGGACTGCTGCAAGACCTCACCCACGTGGCGCTGGCGTCGGGGGTGGGGCTCGAGCTCCGGCTGGCGGACATCCCCCGGGTGGCCGGCTTCGCCCAAGCGTGCGCCCACCATGGGCTCCAGCCCGAGGACACCGCGCTCACCGGCGGCGAGGACTACGAGCTGGCGTTCACCGCACCACGAGCGCAGCGCGAGCGAGTGGGCACGCTGCTCCCGGGCGTCTCACGCATTGGGGAGGTGGTGGCCACCCCGGGCGTGCGTGTATTGGACGCCCAGGGATGCCTGCGAGACGCGAACGGCCCCGCCGGCTTCCGCCACGAGTGGTAG
- a CDS encoding division/cell wall cluster transcriptional repressor MraZ has protein sequence MFRGRYEHAIDAKGRTSFPAAFREVLNTKGDARLVVTTGLEACLVAYPMSEWLAFEERLAQLPQFDRSVAMLRRIYVSGAVECEVDKVGRLLIPAGCASTQTLAARRCGPVWAATSSCGTSGRSRACVTERSRPKTSVRPWPSGSRSWGCERIQPRPGAL, from the coding sequence TTGTTTCGAGGCCGCTACGAGCACGCGATAGATGCGAAAGGACGCACGTCCTTTCCCGCCGCGTTTCGTGAGGTGCTCAACACCAAGGGGGACGCACGCTTGGTGGTGACCACCGGGCTCGAGGCCTGCCTCGTCGCGTATCCCATGAGCGAGTGGCTCGCGTTCGAAGAGCGCTTGGCGCAGCTGCCGCAGTTCGACCGCAGCGTGGCCATGCTGCGCCGTATCTACGTGTCTGGCGCGGTGGAGTGCGAGGTCGACAAAGTGGGCCGCCTGCTCATTCCCGCGGGCTGCGCAAGCACGCAAACCTTGGCCGCGAGGCGCTGTGGGCCGGTATGGGCCGCTACATCGAGCTGTGGGACCTCGGGACGTTCGAGAGCATGCGTGACGGAGCGCTCTCGGCCGAAGACGAGCGTGAGGCCATGGCCAAGCGGCTCGCGGAGCTGGGGCTGTGAGCGCATTCAGCCACGTCCCGGTGCTCTATGA
- a CDS encoding PocR ligand-binding domain-containing protein — MSLETSATRGAIDIALGDVAKLEEVVDREALTQVCRSFFDLFSLSVRIFSSSGVLLADVHEEQSICRYVNTLPGGRDACRSVVAGVRNAPMSPEIVGHPCFTGAVYRIVPILYQGRSVGRIVLGPYLPADTREVPAALLAVDPGIEQHEARDRLAQLPRVRTETSDRIIEHLRGILDLLLFSSHRAHLTSEMHVASVRESFRELAEKNDRLTAAYERLKELDRLKSNFLATVSHELRTPLTSIIGYSEMLESGMVGELNTEQQEFVHTIFEKGDQLLALITTLLDLSKMDQSSLRLDRVPVDAKLLLGDVQSNIAPVANKRGIRVETKVEPDLPHLDGDLVRLRQVLFNLADNAVKFTPDGGRVELVLARDVIEDETSGMGAVLMGGDSVPALRFDVRDSGIGMAKNELTRIFDAFYQVDGSSTREHGGAGLGLNIAKRIAEAHGGRISVTSELGVGTTFSVLLPTVR; from the coding sequence ATGAGCCTCGAGACCAGCGCCACGCGGGGTGCCATCGACATCGCCCTCGGCGACGTCGCCAAGCTCGAAGAGGTGGTGGACCGCGAAGCACTCACGCAGGTCTGTCGCTCGTTCTTCGACCTCTTCTCGCTCAGCGTGCGCATCTTCTCGAGCTCGGGCGTGCTGCTGGCAGACGTCCACGAAGAGCAGAGCATCTGCCGCTACGTGAACACCCTGCCTGGCGGCCGCGACGCGTGTCGCTCCGTGGTGGCCGGCGTGCGGAACGCGCCCATGAGCCCGGAGATCGTGGGGCATCCGTGCTTCACCGGGGCCGTCTACCGCATCGTCCCCATCCTCTACCAAGGGCGCTCCGTGGGGCGCATCGTGCTGGGCCCGTACCTGCCCGCGGACACTCGAGAGGTGCCCGCCGCGCTCTTGGCCGTGGACCCGGGCATCGAGCAGCACGAGGCGCGTGACCGCCTGGCGCAGCTGCCCCGCGTCCGCACCGAGACCAGCGACCGCATCATCGAGCACCTGCGCGGCATCCTGGATCTGCTGCTGTTCAGCAGCCACCGCGCGCACCTCACCAGCGAGATGCACGTGGCCAGCGTGCGCGAGAGCTTCCGCGAGCTGGCCGAGAAGAACGACCGGCTCACCGCAGCCTACGAGCGGCTCAAGGAGCTGGACCGCCTCAAGAGCAACTTCCTGGCCACGGTCAGCCACGAGCTGCGCACCCCGCTCACCAGCATCATCGGGTACTCGGAGATGCTGGAGTCCGGCATGGTGGGCGAGCTCAACACCGAGCAGCAGGAGTTCGTGCACACCATCTTCGAGAAGGGGGACCAGCTGCTCGCGCTGATCACCACCCTGCTCGACCTGTCCAAGATGGACCAGAGCTCGCTTCGGCTCGACCGCGTGCCCGTGGACGCGAAGCTCCTGCTCGGGGACGTCCAGTCCAACATCGCGCCCGTGGCCAACAAGCGCGGCATCCGCGTGGAGACCAAGGTCGAGCCCGACCTCCCGCACCTCGACGGCGACTTGGTGCGCCTGCGCCAGGTGCTCTTCAACCTCGCGGACAACGCGGTGAAGTTCACGCCCGACGGGGGCCGCGTGGAGCTCGTGCTGGCGCGCGACGTCATCGAAGACGAAACGTCGGGCATGGGCGCCGTGCTCATGGGGGGCGACTCCGTGCCCGCGCTGCGCTTCGACGTACGCGACTCGGGCATCGGCATGGCCAAGAACGAGCTCACGCGCATCTTCGACGCGTTCTACCAGGTGGACGGAAGCTCCACGCGGGAGCACGGTGGCGCCGGCCTCGGGCTGAACATCGCCAAGCGCATCGCCGAGGCGCATGGCGGGCGCATCAGCGTCACCAGCGAGCTGGGCGTGGGGACCACGTTCTCGGTGCTGCTGCCCACCGTGCGCTAG
- the rsmH gene encoding 16S rRNA (cytosine(1402)-N(4))-methyltransferase RsmH, with product MSAFSHVPVLYEETLEALAPRAGGVYADCTLGGAGHAEGILLRSGPDGRLIGIDRDPAALVAAHSRLAPFGGRATIVHATFEQLPTVLADAGLSRVHGVLADVGVSSPQLDLPERGFSFGQDGPLDMRMDSSSGETAEELIARLDADALANVIYELGEERRSRPIARSIKNAQEEGRLRTTGDLRAAVVRVMGPRSGKIDSATRTFQALRLAVNRELDQLTALVAALPDVLEDDGIAAIISFHSLEDRIVKWAFRDDPRLTPTTKRPVIAGEAELAANPRARTAKLRVARRVPREVAP from the coding sequence GTGAGCGCATTCAGCCACGTCCCGGTGCTCTATGAAGAGACCCTCGAGGCCCTCGCGCCGCGTGCTGGAGGGGTCTATGCCGACTGCACCCTGGGTGGGGCCGGGCACGCCGAAGGCATCCTGCTGCGCTCGGGTCCCGACGGTCGCCTGATCGGCATCGATCGCGATCCGGCCGCGCTCGTTGCGGCGCACAGCCGGCTGGCTCCCTTCGGCGGCCGAGCCACCATCGTGCACGCCACCTTCGAGCAGCTGCCCACCGTGCTGGCGGACGCGGGGCTTTCTCGGGTGCACGGCGTGCTGGCCGACGTCGGCGTCAGCAGCCCGCAGCTAGACCTTCCGGAGCGCGGCTTCTCGTTCGGACAGGACGGCCCGCTCGACATGCGCATGGACTCCTCGTCGGGCGAGACCGCCGAAGAACTCATCGCGCGCCTCGACGCGGACGCACTGGCCAACGTGATCTACGAGCTCGGCGAGGAGCGCCGCTCGCGCCCGATCGCCCGCTCGATCAAGAACGCCCAGGAAGAGGGGCGGCTGCGCACCACCGGTGACCTGCGCGCGGCCGTGGTGCGCGTCATGGGTCCGCGCAGCGGCAAGATCGACTCGGCCACCCGCACGTTCCAGGCGCTGCGCCTGGCCGTGAACCGCGAGCTGGACCAGCTGACCGCGCTGGTGGCGGCGCTGCCGGACGTGCTCGAGGACGACGGCATCGCGGCCATCATCTCGTTCCACTCGTTGGAAGACCGCATCGTGAAGTGGGCCTTTCGGGATGACCCGCGCCTGACGCCCACCACCAAGCGGCCCGTCATCGCGGGCGAGGCCGAACTAGCTGCCAACCCGCGCGCACGCACGGCCAAGCTGCGCGTCGCCCGCCGCGTGCCGCGCGAGGTGGCGCCATGA